From a region of the Candidatus Pantoea bituminis genome:
- a CDS encoding DUF3261 domain-containing protein, with product MIRAAMMLIFSLLLSACANPKPDNTQPTAWLKPGVKIMLPPPGITPAFQQQQLLTGQIKGTRQSLLVLLSADAQKIELAGLSSVGIRLFRVSYDARGIHTQQLMPLPNMPPASQVLADIMLSHWPIAVWQKQLPRGWTLQDKGLKRVLRDADNQVVTEITYLQRGERREPITLQQHAFGYLIQIQHLDAS from the coding sequence ATGATTCGCGCAGCGATGATGTTGATATTCAGTCTGCTGCTCAGCGCCTGCGCCAACCCTAAGCCAGATAATACGCAGCCTACCGCCTGGCTGAAGCCTGGCGTGAAGATTATGCTGCCACCGCCGGGCATCACGCCTGCATTTCAACAGCAGCAACTGTTAACCGGCCAGATAAAAGGAACCCGCCAGTCGCTGCTGGTGTTGCTGAGCGCCGATGCGCAGAAAATAGAATTAGCGGGCTTATCATCGGTGGGGATTCGCTTGTTCCGTGTCAGTTACGATGCCAGGGGCATTCATACGCAACAGCTGATGCCGCTGCCCAATATGCCGCCCGCCAGTCAGGTATTGGCCGATATTATGTTGAGTCACTGGCCGATTGCGGTATGGCAAAAACAGCTGCCGCGCGGCTGGACGCTACAAGACAAAGGATTGAAGCGCGTGCTGCGAGATGCCGATAACCAGGTCGTGACGGAGATTACCTATCTACAACGCGGCGAGCGCCGTGAGCCGATCACCCTTCAGCAGCACGCGTTTGGTTACCTGATTCAAATTCAACATTTGGATGCATCATGA